In Flavobacterium sp. N3904, one DNA window encodes the following:
- a CDS encoding VOC family protein, whose protein sequence is MAKQIFINLPVTDLQKSLDFYTALGFTNNPQFSDDTGKCMVWSESIFVMLLTHEKFSSFATKPIVDTKSNVAGLFSLSTDSFDEVNSIMTNGLNAGATEPSEMKDYGFMQMRTIEDFDGHTWEIFYMDMSKIPTE, encoded by the coding sequence ATGGCAAAACAAATTTTTATCAATTTACCAGTAACTGACCTTCAAAAATCTTTGGACTTTTATACTGCATTAGGCTTTACTAACAATCCTCAATTTTCGGACGACACTGGAAAGTGCATGGTTTGGAGTGAAAGCATTTTTGTAATGCTTTTGACCCACGAAAAGTTTTCAAGCTTTGCAACCAAACCTATTGTTGACACCAAATCAAACGTAGCGGGACTTTTTTCGTTATCGACCGACAGTTTTGATGAAGTGAACAGCATTATGACAAATGGACTAAATGCCGGAGCAACAGAGCCGAGCGAAATGAAAGATTATGGTTTTATGCAAATGCGTACTATCGAAGATTTTGACGGGCACACTTGGGAAATTTTCTATATGGATATGTCAAAAATTCCAACAGAATAG
- a CDS encoding PIN domain-containing protein: protein MATIKVQDFKIGFTDQFFFDTNIWLLLFGTVADFQIKDQRIYSKLLEDLITKQSPIFIASVVISEFANVLLRRDFEQWVTMEKPINVKFKKDFVGTKRYEDSVTTISKSINKILKLPNIQAVPDSFHCINVESILNNFKIVDFNDSYIFELSKMNNYKIVTNDKDFQKLDSKIDIVTTQI from the coding sequence ATGGCAACGATTAAAGTACAAGATTTTAAAATAGGTTTTACTGACCAATTTTTTTTTGATACAAATATTTGGTTATTGCTTTTTGGAACAGTTGCTGATTTTCAAATTAAAGATCAAAGAATTTATTCTAAACTTTTAGAAGATTTAATAACAAAACAAAGCCCTATTTTTATTGCATCTGTTGTTATTTCTGAGTTTGCAAATGTTTTACTTCGAAGGGATTTTGAGCAATGGGTTACTATGGAGAAACCTATAAATGTAAAATTTAAAAAAGATTTTGTAGGGACTAAAAGGTATGAGGATTCCGTAACAACAATATCAAAATCTATAAATAAGATATTAAAATTACCAAATATTCAAGCTGTTCCAGATAGTTTTCATTGTATTAATGTAGAAAGTATTTTAAATAATTTTAAAATTGTTGATTTCAATGATTCATATATTTTTGAACTTTCAAAAATGAATAATTATAAGATTGTAACTAACGATAAAGATTTTCAGAAGTTAGATTCAAAAATTGATATAGTTACAACTCAAATTTAG
- the thrA gene encoding bifunctional aspartate kinase/homoserine dehydrogenase I has product MRVLKFGGTSVANAENIKLVLDIVLNKAQDEKLVVVVSALSKVTDLLQTAATKAAANDESFKDIVTEIEKKHLEALKQLIPVSEQSGLLSHIKRIINHLETLLDGCFLLGELSPRTLDTILSFGELLSSYIIAEALKQKLKNSSYKDSRELIKTNNQFGKAVVNFEVSNQLIADFFASNVNQVVVMPGFIATSEDGINTTLGRGGSDYTAAIIAGALNATDLEIWTDVNGMFTANPKIVKQAQPIATISYQEAMELSHFGAKVLYPPTIQPVLRKNIPILIKNTFEPSAEGTLISNAVSAQTNPVKGITHIDNITLITLEGSGMIGVAGSSKRLFEVLSNESINVIFITQASSEHSICIGILNSDAEIAENAINRAFGLEISQNKIDPCIVEQNLCIIALVGENMKNHQGLSGRMFSTLGKNNVNIRAIAQGASERNISVVINERDVKKALNTLHENFFEENTKQLNLFVMGVGNVGEKFIEQINQQKKFLKENLKINLRVIAVSNSRKMYFDEDGIPLKEWQSLLEKGETANKEQFIANVKALNLRNSIFVDITANEEVSKTYEQYLKQNVAVVTCNKIACSSAYDNYKNLKSLSRKFNAPFLFETNVGAGLPIIDTVKNLIASGDKVHKIQAVLSGSLNFIFNNFDENNTFHDVVKEAGVQGFTEPDPKIDLSGIDVARKILILIRESGYQMEIEDIENKSFLPKECMETTNNEAFFASLKEHAKHFESILAEANQKESRLKFVAQFENGKSSVGLQFIPKDHPFYNLEGKDNIVLFYTDRYIDQPLLIKGAGAGAAVTASGIFADVIRIGNV; this is encoded by the coding sequence ATGAGAGTATTAAAATTTGGCGGAACTTCGGTAGCCAATGCAGAAAATATAAAACTAGTTTTAGATATAGTCCTTAATAAAGCACAAGACGAAAAGCTTGTTGTAGTAGTATCCGCTTTAAGCAAAGTAACCGATTTATTGCAAACAGCCGCAACAAAAGCTGCCGCTAATGATGAAAGTTTTAAAGATATTGTCACCGAAATTGAGAAAAAACATTTAGAAGCACTTAAGCAATTAATTCCGGTTAGCGAACAAAGTGGTTTGTTAAGTCATATCAAAAGAATCATCAATCACTTGGAAACATTGCTTGACGGCTGTTTTCTTTTGGGAGAATTATCTCCTAGAACTTTAGATACTATTTTAAGTTTTGGTGAATTGTTATCTTCTTATATAATTGCCGAGGCTTTAAAACAAAAGCTAAAAAATAGCAGCTATAAAGACAGCCGAGAATTGATAAAAACCAACAACCAATTTGGAAAAGCAGTTGTCAATTTTGAAGTATCCAATCAATTGATTGCAGATTTTTTTGCATCGAATGTTAATCAAGTAGTCGTTATGCCTGGTTTTATTGCCACTTCTGAAGATGGAATAAACACTACTTTAGGCCGTGGAGGTTCGGATTATACAGCTGCTATTATTGCAGGAGCTTTGAATGCAACCGATTTAGAAATTTGGACAGATGTAAACGGAATGTTTACTGCCAATCCAAAAATTGTAAAACAAGCACAACCAATTGCTACTATTTCGTACCAAGAAGCAATGGAATTGTCTCATTTTGGTGCTAAAGTATTGTATCCGCCAACTATTCAGCCAGTTCTAAGAAAAAATATTCCAATACTGATCAAAAATACTTTCGAACCAAGCGCCGAAGGAACTTTGATTTCCAATGCCGTTTCAGCACAAACAAATCCTGTAAAAGGAATTACCCATATTGACAATATTACATTGATTACTCTGGAAGGTTCGGGAATGATTGGTGTTGCGGGTTCCTCTAAACGTTTATTTGAAGTATTATCGAATGAAAGCATCAACGTCATTTTTATTACTCAAGCTTCATCGGAACATTCTATATGTATTGGTATTTTAAATTCGGATGCCGAAATAGCAGAAAATGCTATTAATAGAGCTTTTGGACTTGAGATTTCTCAAAACAAAATTGATCCTTGTATTGTAGAACAAAACTTGTGTATTATTGCTTTGGTGGGAGAAAACATGAAAAATCATCAAGGTTTGAGCGGAAGAATGTTCAGTACTTTAGGAAAAAATAACGTCAACATTCGTGCGATTGCTCAAGGTGCTTCCGAAAGAAATATCTCGGTAGTTATCAATGAAAGAGACGTCAAAAAAGCACTGAATACATTACATGAAAACTTTTTCGAAGAAAACACTAAACAATTAAACTTGTTTGTAATGGGTGTTGGAAATGTGGGTGAAAAATTCATCGAACAAATAAACCAACAAAAGAAGTTTCTAAAAGAAAATTTAAAAATAAACCTGAGAGTTATTGCGGTTTCCAATTCTCGAAAAATGTATTTTGACGAAGATGGTATTCCATTGAAAGAATGGCAATCACTTCTTGAAAAAGGAGAAACTGCCAACAAAGAACAATTTATTGCCAATGTAAAAGCACTCAATTTACGTAACAGTATTTTTGTGGACATTACTGCCAACGAAGAAGTATCTAAAACTTATGAGCAATATTTAAAACAAAACGTTGCCGTGGTAACTTGCAACAAAATTGCCTGTTCATCTGCCTATGATAATTATAAAAACTTAAAAAGTTTATCCCGTAAATTCAATGCGCCATTTCTTTTTGAAACAAATGTTGGAGCTGGGTTACCGATTATAGATACTGTAAAAAACCTAATTGCATCTGGCGATAAAGTGCACAAAATTCAAGCCGTTTTGTCAGGTAGTTTGAATTTTATTTTCAATAATTTTGATGAAAATAACACTTTTCATGATGTGGTTAAAGAAGCTGGAGTTCAAGGATTTACAGAGCCAGACCCGAAAATTGATTTGAGTGGAATTGACGTAGCCAGAAAGATCCTTATTTTGATTCGTGAAAGCGGTTACCAAATGGAAATTGAAGACATTGAAAATAAATCTTTTCTCCCAAAAGAATGTATGGAAACTACCAATAATGAGGCTTTTTTCGCTTCATTAAAAGAACATGCCAAACACTTTGAATCCATTTTGGCAGAAGCCAATCAAAAAGAAAGCCGACTAAAATTTGTGGCTCAATTTGAAAACGGAAAATCAAGCGTAGGTTTACAATTCATCCCAAAAGACCATCCGTTTTACAATCTGGAAGGAAAAGACAATATTGTTTTATTCTACACCGATCGTTACATTGATCAACCGTTATTGATAAAAGGTGCTGGTGCCGGAGCTGCGGTTACAGCTTCAGGAATTTTTGCCGATGTGATTAGAATAGGAAATGTTTAA
- a CDS encoding STAS-like domain-containing protein: MKHLIIKDIINSELAVSTENGEKVFEIVDSYLQKKEKVELDFAGITIMITAFLNAAIGKLYGKKEYTPAFLNEYLKLENVDLEDRSLFKDVIQRAKEYFANKEDFEKNSNNAIYGND, translated from the coding sequence ATGAAACATTTAATTATTAAAGATATAATTAATTCAGAATTAGCTGTTTCTACAGAAAATGGAGAAAAAGTTTTTGAAATAGTTGATTCTTATCTTCAAAAAAAAGAAAAAGTAGAATTGGATTTCGCTGGTATAACTATAATGATTACTGCATTCTTAAATGCAGCCATAGGAAAGTTATATGGTAAAAAAGAATACACTCCTGCATTTCTGAACGAATACTTAAAACTTGAAAATGTTGATTTAGAAGATCGAAGCTTGTTTAAAGATGTAATTCAAAGAGCTAAAGAATATTTTGCTAATAAAGAAGATTTTGAAAAAAATTCTAATAATGCAATTTATGGCAACGATTAA
- the hutH gene encoding histidine ammonia-lyase, which translates to MENTHHISTSLLSFESLQEIISHHKLISLSEEAKTNILKCRKYLDAKMASHSEPIYGINTGFGSLCNVKISNENLSKLQENLVKSHSCGTGEEVPNEIVKLMLLLKIQSLSYGHSGVQLQTVERLVGFYNNDILPVIYTQGSLGASGDLAPLAHLSLPLLGEGEVWFEGKKVHSSVVLKHFGWEPIVLKSKEGLALLNGTQFMSAYGAHIVMKANKFSYLADLIGSISLEGFDGRIEPFNELIHYIRPHNGQIATAKRVKEFLDGSEIIEQSKAHVQDPYSFRCIPQVHGASKDAFEYVKKVFKTEINSVTDNPNIFIESDQIISGGNFHGQPLALALDFMAIALSELGSISERRTYQLISGLRNLPAFLVDNPGLNSGFMIPQYTAASIASQNKQLATPSSVDSIVSSNGQEDHVSMGANGATKCLRVMDNLERILAIELMNASQAIEYRRPLQSSDFIEMFLKSYREEVPLVTEDRILHYDIEKTVSFLNSFQIEEDLLTLA; encoded by the coding sequence ATGGAGAATACACATCATATAAGTACAAGCCTACTTTCTTTCGAGAGTTTACAAGAGATTATTTCTCATCATAAATTAATATCACTTTCTGAAGAAGCTAAAACAAACATTCTAAAGTGTAGAAAATATTTAGATGCTAAGATGGCTTCTCATTCTGAACCTATTTACGGTATTAATACAGGTTTTGGGTCACTTTGTAATGTTAAAATATCAAACGAGAACTTATCAAAGCTTCAAGAAAACCTTGTGAAGTCACACTCTTGTGGAACAGGGGAGGAAGTGCCAAACGAGATTGTAAAATTAATGTTGTTGCTTAAAATTCAATCCTTAAGCTATGGGCATTCAGGTGTACAATTGCAAACTGTTGAGAGACTGGTTGGCTTTTATAATAACGATATATTGCCTGTAATTTATACACAAGGATCTTTGGGAGCTTCTGGTGATTTAGCTCCTTTGGCGCATTTGTCTTTACCTTTATTAGGTGAGGGTGAAGTTTGGTTTGAAGGTAAAAAGGTTCATTCGAGCGTGGTATTAAAGCATTTTGGTTGGGAGCCGATAGTGTTAAAATCCAAAGAAGGTTTGGCATTATTAAACGGAACCCAATTTATGAGTGCTTACGGTGCTCATATCGTTATGAAAGCCAATAAGTTTTCTTATTTGGCCGATTTAATAGGGTCTATTTCGCTAGAAGGTTTTGATGGTAGAATCGAACCCTTTAATGAGTTGATTCATTATATACGACCTCACAATGGTCAAATTGCGACTGCCAAAAGAGTGAAAGAATTTCTGGATGGTAGTGAAATTATTGAACAATCTAAAGCACATGTTCAAGATCCGTATTCTTTTCGTTGTATTCCTCAAGTACATGGAGCTTCAAAAGATGCATTTGAGTACGTAAAAAAAGTATTCAAAACCGAAATTAATTCTGTAACCGATAATCCTAATATATTTATTGAGAGTGACCAGATTATTTCCGGCGGGAATTTCCATGGACAACCTTTGGCTTTGGCTTTGGATTTTATGGCTATAGCTTTGTCGGAACTGGGAAGTATTTCGGAACGCAGAACCTACCAATTGATTTCTGGGTTGCGCAATCTTCCGGCTTTCTTGGTAGATAATCCGGGATTGAATTCAGGATTTATGATTCCACAATATACCGCTGCAAGCATTGCTAGTCAAAACAAACAGTTGGCAACTCCTTCGAGTGTGGATAGTATTGTATCAAGTAACGGTCAGGAAGATCATGTGAGCATGGGAGCTAATGGCGCAACCAAATGTTTACGTGTTATGGATAATTTGGAACGTATTTTAGCCATCGAATTGATGAATGCTTCTCAAGCAATTGAATACCGCAGACCTTTACAATCCAGTGATTTTATAGAAATGTTTTTAAAATCTTACAGGGAGGAAGTTCCTTTGGTTACTGAAGATCGAATTTTGCATTATGACATAGAGAAAACTGTATCTTTTTTGAATAGTTTTCAAATCGAAGAAGATTTGTTAACATTAGCTTAA
- the thrC gene encoding threonine synthase, with translation MKYYSLNHNAPNVSFQEAVIQGLSTDKGLYFPETITPLPPSFFETIESLSHEEIAFEAIKQFVGDEIPTETLKQIIVETLCFDFPLVEVENGIYSLELFHGPTMAFKDVGARFMSRCLAYFNKDKAESKNTVLVATSGDTGGAVASGFLGVKGVDVVILYPSGKVSDIQEKQLTTLGQNIRALEVDGVFDDCQDMVKKAFLDESLNHIQLTSANSINIARWLPQMFYFFFAYKALKSQGKPLVFSCPSGNFGNICAGIIAKKMGLPIEHFVASTNVNDTVPRFLANGIYDPKPSLATISNAMDVGNPSNFIRIQEMYQNDLEQFKKDFTSYTFTDAETLVALKAIYNERGYIAEPHGAVGYLGLKKELQNIPNAIGVFLETAHPIKFLDVVEPALGVTLPLPTQIESVMNKEKVSTKIKTYEELKAFLG, from the coding sequence ATGAAATATTACAGCTTAAACCATAATGCACCAAACGTTTCTTTTCAGGAAGCGGTAATTCAAGGATTGTCAACCGATAAAGGATTGTATTTTCCGGAAACCATAACACCATTACCTCCAAGTTTTTTTGAAACTATAGAAAGTTTATCCCATGAGGAAATCGCTTTTGAAGCCATTAAACAATTCGTAGGAGACGAAATTCCTACCGAAACTTTAAAACAAATCATAGTCGAAACCTTGTGTTTTGATTTCCCTCTGGTAGAAGTTGAAAACGGAATCTACTCTCTTGAATTATTTCACGGTCCAACCATGGCGTTCAAAGATGTAGGAGCGCGTTTTATGTCACGTTGCCTCGCCTATTTCAACAAAGACAAGGCCGAAAGTAAAAATACAGTGCTTGTAGCTACTTCCGGAGATACTGGAGGAGCTGTTGCCAGTGGTTTTCTTGGCGTAAAAGGTGTTGATGTTGTGATTCTTTATCCTTCGGGAAAAGTGAGCGACATTCAGGAAAAACAGTTAACTACTTTGGGACAAAACATCAGAGCCCTTGAAGTAGACGGCGTTTTTGATGATTGCCAAGATATGGTCAAAAAAGCGTTTTTGGACGAAAGCCTAAATCATATTCAATTGACTTCTGCCAATTCGATTAATATTGCGCGTTGGTTGCCACAAATGTTCTACTTTTTCTTTGCTTACAAAGCGTTAAAAAGTCAAGGTAAACCATTGGTTTTCTCTTGTCCAAGCGGAAACTTCGGAAATATTTGCGCCGGTATCATTGCCAAGAAAATGGGACTGCCTATTGAGCATTTTGTAGCTTCAACCAATGTAAACGATACCGTTCCGAGATTTCTTGCCAACGGAATTTACGATCCAAAACCATCTCTTGCCACAATTTCGAATGCTATGGACGTAGGAAATCCAAGCAATTTTATTCGCATTCAGGAGATGTATCAAAATGATTTGGAACAGTTCAAAAAAGATTTTACTTCATATACTTTCACTGATGCTGAAACTTTGGTAGCATTAAAAGCTATCTATAACGAAAGAGGTTATATCGCCGAACCACATGGAGCTGTTGGATACTTAGGATTGAAAAAAGAATTACAAAACATACCAAACGCAATTGGCGTTTTTCTAGAAACCGCACATCCTATCAAGTTTTTGGATGTGGTAGAACCTGCTTTGGGCGTTACTTTGCCCCTGCCAACACAAATAGAAAGCGTGATGAACAAAGAGAAAGTAAGCACAAAAATCAAGACATACGAGGAATTAAAAGCTTTCTTAGGATAG
- a CDS encoding SRPBCC family protein, translating to MANKVTLHRVFSVPPEKVYKAFTDADAMASWLPPYGFVSKVHSMDFQIGGKYKMSFINFTTGNSHSFGGEYLEIIPNERLKYTDEFDDPNLPGQMITTIELRKVLCGTELFATQEGIPNPIPTEMCYLGWQESLDKLKRLVEPNIPDA from the coding sequence ATGGCAAATAAAGTTACACTTCACCGAGTTTTTTCGGTACCTCCTGAAAAAGTTTATAAAGCATTCACAGATGCGGATGCAATGGCGTCTTGGTTACCGCCTTACGGTTTTGTCAGCAAAGTACATAGTATGGATTTCCAAATTGGCGGGAAATACAAAATGTCGTTTATCAATTTTACTACGGGCAACAGTCACTCATTTGGTGGCGAATATTTAGAAATCATACCTAATGAACGATTAAAATATACCGACGAGTTTGACGACCCAAACTTACCGGGACAAATGATTACAACAATCGAACTCCGGAAAGTACTATGCGGTACCGAACTTTTTGCAACACAGGAAGGAATCCCTAATCCAATACCAACTGAAATGTGTTATTTAGGCTGGCAGGAATCGTTAGACAAATTAAAACGTTTAGTAGAACCGAATATTCCAGATGCTTAA
- a CDS encoding inorganic phosphate transporter, whose protein sequence is MTLLLIIIVLALIFDYINGFHDAANAIATVVATKVLSPFQAVVWAAFFNFLAYWVFGFGVADTVAKTAHTMDINLVVILAGVIAAIVWNLITWWQGIPSSSSHTLIGGFAGAALAHAIAVHGFSGYIAEDGKVQYWYDIVSWYKASKDGGMPSGVIIIIAFIVLAPLLGALMSYLISIWLLNASRKSIYPKIFTVALMILTIWFVQSQMVSYADIEKPRFDSHFWSVAFESHNIKWFLVAFIILSISIFCLIFSSLNLNQANAWLKKMQLLSSAAFSLGHGGNDSQKVMGIIAAAVAVYIHTSGATQLSLPDWLQVILPDDDKGIKGAMPAWIPLACYSAIAAGTLSGGWKIVKTMGSKITKVTSFEGVAAETAGALTLYFTEHFKIPVSTTHTITGSIIGVGLTKRISAVRWGVTVSLVWAWILTIPITALLASFVYYFLSLIIKS, encoded by the coding sequence ATGACTTTACTATTAATTATTATAGTTCTAGCACTAATTTTTGATTACATCAATGGTTTCCATGATGCGGCCAATGCTATTGCTACTGTTGTTGCAACAAAGGTTTTGTCACCTTTTCAGGCCGTTGTTTGGGCAGCATTTTTTAACTTTTTGGCCTATTGGGTTTTTGGTTTTGGAGTAGCAGATACTGTTGCCAAAACTGCCCATACCATGGATATTAATCTTGTTGTTATTCTGGCTGGTGTAATTGCGGCCATTGTTTGGAACCTGATTACATGGTGGCAAGGAATTCCTTCTAGTTCCTCACATACTTTGATTGGAGGATTTGCAGGAGCTGCTCTAGCGCATGCTATTGCTGTTCATGGTTTCTCAGGTTATATTGCCGAAGATGGAAAAGTTCAGTACTGGTACGATATTGTAAGCTGGTACAAAGCTAGTAAAGACGGCGGAATGCCATCTGGTGTGATTATCATTATTGCTTTTATTGTTTTGGCACCTTTATTAGGAGCTTTGATGTCTTATCTAATTTCGATTTGGTTATTGAATGCATCCAGAAAAAGTATTTATCCTAAGATTTTTACAGTCGCATTAATGATCTTAACAATTTGGTTTGTACAAAGCCAAATGGTAAGTTATGCTGATATTGAAAAACCAAGATTTGATTCTCATTTTTGGAGTGTAGCTTTTGAATCGCATAATATAAAATGGTTTTTGGTTGCTTTTATAATATTATCAATTAGTATTTTTTGTTTAATATTTAGTAGTTTAAATTTAAATCAAGCAAATGCGTGGTTGAAAAAAATGCAATTGCTATCATCTGCAGCTTTTAGTTTAGGTCACGGTGGAAACGATTCTCAAAAAGTGATGGGTATTATTGCAGCTGCTGTTGCTGTATATATTCATACGAGTGGTGCTACACAATTAAGCTTGCCCGATTGGTTGCAAGTAATTCTTCCAGATGATGATAAAGGAATTAAGGGAGCAATGCCTGCATGGATTCCATTGGCTTGTTATTCTGCTATCGCTGCAGGAACGTTGAGTGGTGGTTGGAAAATTGTAAAAACAATGGGTTCCAAGATTACTAAAGTTACCTCTTTTGAAGGAGTTGCTGCCGAAACCGCAGGTGCTTTAACTTTATATTTCACAGAGCATTTTAAAATTCCGGTAAGTACAACACATACTATAACAGGTTCTATTATTGGGGTGGGTTTAACCAAAAGAATTTCAGCTGTTCGTTGGGGAGTAACTGTAAGTCTGGTTTGGGCTTGGATCTTAACAATACCTATAACCGCTTTACTGGCTTCATTTGTATACTACTTTTTAAGTCTAATTATAAAATCTTAA
- a CDS encoding DUF47 domain-containing protein codes for MSLNSIFQFLVPKDKKFFPLFEEASSNLIELASNLHEAVNLPLKEREVLFLKIDELEQKGEDITRQTNLELSRNFITPFDREDIHSLITSIDYVADYLHGAASRMRLYQVDKITKSIRKMTEINLEACQNIDIAVKELKNLDNMKTITNACAKINKLENKSDMVYNKAVFEIFENETDAKNIIKYKEVLSVLESATDKCKSVASVLESITVKHS; via the coding sequence ATGTCATTAAATAGTATTTTTCAATTTTTAGTCCCAAAGGACAAAAAATTCTTTCCTCTTTTTGAAGAAGCGTCTAGTAATTTAATTGAATTAGCTTCAAATTTGCACGAAGCAGTAAATCTTCCTTTAAAAGAAAGAGAAGTTCTTTTTCTTAAAATTGATGAATTAGAACAAAAAGGGGAGGACATTACACGTCAAACCAATTTAGAATTGAGTAGAAATTTTATTACTCCGTTTGACAGAGAAGATATTCACTCCTTAATTACGTCGATTGATTATGTTGCCGATTACCTTCATGGAGCAGCTAGCAGAATGAGATTGTATCAAGTAGATAAAATCACAAAATCAATTCGTAAAATGACAGAAATCAATCTTGAAGCCTGTCAGAATATTGATATTGCGGTAAAAGAGTTGAAAAATTTGGATAACATGAAAACCATTACCAATGCTTGTGCAAAAATCAATAAACTAGAAAACAAATCGGACATGGTATACAATAAAGCCGTTTTTGAAATTTTCGAAAACGAAACTGATGCCAAAAACATTATTAAATACAAAGAAGTCTTGTCAGTATTAGAATCAGCAACTGATAAATGTAAGAGTGTAGCAAGTGTTTTAGAATCTATTACGGTAAAACATTCTTAA
- a CDS encoding DUF4386 domain-containing protein yields MKLKLKNFEINPQLYASIAGILYLIIIIAGSFGQLFVRNKLFVYGDPTATASHIMNSEFLWRIGISTDLIMHICDLPVMILLYYLLRPVNKKLALLNLSFNLIQTAVLVANKLNLVVALFFLGDADYLKSFSPDQLNTFTYLFIKLHDYGFGIGLIFFGFVCLIEGYLIFRSGYLPKTIGVLMSIAGICYLTNSFVLFLAPQLSNIALLMPCLIAELSFSLWLIFKGVNLSAWKICINKNAGIS; encoded by the coding sequence ATGAAGCTTAAACTTAAAAATTTTGAAATTAACCCACAACTATACGCCAGCATAGCAGGAATACTATACCTAATAATTATAATTGCAGGTTCGTTTGGACAGCTCTTTGTCCGAAATAAACTATTTGTTTATGGAGATCCAACCGCTACTGCAAGCCATATTATGAATTCTGAATTTCTTTGGAGAATTGGAATTAGCACTGATTTGATTATGCATATTTGCGATTTGCCGGTAATGATACTGCTTTACTACCTTCTGAGACCTGTTAACAAGAAACTTGCGTTGCTCAATTTATCATTTAATTTAATACAAACTGCAGTTTTAGTGGCTAATAAATTAAATCTTGTAGTTGCATTATTTTTCTTAGGGGATGCTGACTATTTAAAATCTTTTAGCCCTGATCAGCTCAACACTTTCACTTATCTCTTTATTAAACTCCATGATTACGGTTTTGGTATTGGCTTGATATTCTTTGGATTTGTATGTCTTATTGAAGGCTACTTAATTTTTAGATCAGGGTATTTGCCAAAAACAATTGGAGTTTTGATGTCAATAGCTGGTATATGTTATCTGACAAATAGTTTTGTACTGTTTCTTGCTCCACAACTTTCAAATATTGCATTGCTGATGCCTTGTTTAATTGCGGAATTATCTTTTAGTCTATGGCTTATTTTCAAAGGTGTAAATCTAAGCGCGTGGAAAATTTGTATCAATAAAAATGCAGGAATTAGTTGA
- a CDS encoding homoserine kinase, producing MTEIKIFCPATIANLSCGFDVLGLCLATAGDEIIVRKSDVKGVRITKIVGADLPMETENNVAGVAALAMLEEVETEFGFEIEIYKHIKAGSGIGSSAASSAGAVFGINELLGRPFTRKELVKFAMQGEKLASGNAHADNVAPALLGGFTLVRCSNPLDIIKIESPSELYATVVHPQIELKTSDARSVLKQTVSLKSAITQWGNVGGLVAGLYTQDYELIGRSLHDDIIEPIRSMLIPGFDLIKQTAYENGALGSGISGSGPSIFALSKGKENADKIAKAMSAVYEEMNLPYEIHVSKVNDEGMKVI from the coding sequence ATGACTGAAATAAAAATATTTTGCCCAGCCACTATTGCAAATCTTTCGTGTGGTTTTGATGTACTCGGTCTTTGCCTAGCTACTGCAGGCGATGAAATAATTGTCCGTAAATCGGATGTGAAAGGAGTTCGTATTACCAAAATAGTAGGAGCCGATTTACCAATGGAAACCGAAAACAATGTTGCGGGAGTTGCTGCTCTAGCGATGCTAGAAGAAGTGGAAACTGAATTTGGATTTGAAATCGAAATTTACAAACATATAAAGGCGGGAAGCGGTATCGGAAGCAGTGCTGCCAGTTCAGCGGGTGCGGTTTTTGGAATCAACGAATTGTTGGGACGCCCTTTTACAAGAAAAGAATTGGTGAAGTTTGCTATGCAAGGCGAAAAATTAGCCAGCGGTAATGCCCATGCAGACAACGTTGCCCCTGCCCTTTTGGGAGGTTTCACTTTGGTAAGATGTTCTAACCCATTAGACATTATCAAAATTGAAAGTCCTTCCGAATTGTATGCTACGGTGGTTCATCCGCAAATTGAGCTGAAAACATCGGATGCCCGTTCGGTGTTGAAACAAACTGTTTCTCTAAAAAGTGCCATTACCCAATGGGGAAATGTGGGCGGATTGGTAGCAGGATTATACACTCAAGATTATGAATTAATCGGTCGTTCTTTGCATGACGATATCATCGAACCTATCCGCTCTATGCTGATTCCGGGATTTGATTTAATCAAGCAAACGGCATACGAAAACGGGGCTTTAGGTTCTGGAATATCAGGTTCTGGCCCTTCTATTTTTGCCTTAAGCAAAGGAAAAGAAAACGCCGATAAAATTGCCAAAGCCATGAGTGCCGTTTACGAAGAAATGAATTTGCCTTATGAAATTCACGTTTCAAAAGTGAATGATGAAGGAATGAAAGTGATTTAA